A genomic region of Trypanosoma brucei brucei TREU927 chromosome 3, complete sequence contains the following coding sequences:
- a CDS encoding ubiquitin hydrolase, putative: MPPPFSITQEACAHCWDESAVTTPHHQSAVHKEECAYCCRTCMHNGGVLVCMCCHIALCEVHVRKHVSLRSNHAMYVWLKECPQKEDDAPRDVNKLGVVLPKEYESAICCALCSLTFSSPPELLEGCYQSILNATSTGAQGAIDANEEQFTRPQCPHLVCLEQQPSPFSPAPSHMETCVVAGCGCQTDNWMCVTCGAVGCPRPEVGGRGHALEHHNTTQHPVVVKLGTITPSGADFYCYSCDDEVSDVHFEAHMKHFGIDVKTSKKTAKTFGEIQYDYWSQFDFNRITESGETLVPVFGPGRTGMRNFGNTCYMNCVLQCLMSLEVFKEAFYAGRDTRHQNACRENPYKCRSCQVERVASGLLSGEFSISDNDEPNGITAREFKQVFAEGHPEFSTSEQQDAQEYFLYLLEEMRRYVKPSCVDAKQNRHPVDIFKMKLENRVECSSCRKVRYTYESDCCLSLPIPLGTAERRSACNRKLTEEEIEASRPRTSLEACITSLMKTIEVDCSCSACGNQVTYNETVRVATFPDVLAVYLRRAHFDAETMTVTKRDVFVEVPEEVDLEYLRGKGLQSGEVEMPSNERELRHKPVSAALTPVDEMALATLLSMGVDEKIAKYALQQTGMNVERALDYVFSRNDIEGEIARAEGSEGQLVSRGNVTAPEVDGPASYRLHAMISHMGASAKTGHYVCHIRDEETGKWLLFNDEKVAESKQPPFALASLYFYKRKRVSN, from the coding sequence GCTGGGATGAATCGGCTGTTACAACTCCGCATCATCAGTCCGCCGTTCACAAGGAGGAGTGCGCTTACTGCTGCCGGACATGCATGCACAATGGAGGTGTTTTGgtgtgcatgtgttgccatatCGCCCTCTGTGAAGTGCACGTGAGGAAGCACGTTTCACTGCGCTCGAACCATGCGATGTACGTATGGCTGAAGGAGTGTCCCCAGAAGGAGGATGATGCACCGAGGGATGTGAACAAACTTGGCGTTGTACTCCCAAAAGAATATGAGAGCGCCATCTGCTGCGCCCTGTGCTCACTCACGTTCTCGTCGCCCCCCGAGTTGCTTGAGGGATGCTACCAGAGTATCTTGAATGCCACCTCCACAGGAGCGCAGGGAGCCATAGACGCAAATGAAGAGCAGTTTACTCGGCCTCAGTGTCCACATTTGGTATGTCTCGAGCAGCAACCTAGCCCATTCTCACCGGCGCCGAGCCACATGGAGACTTGTGTTGTTGCGGGTTGTGGTTGTCAGACGGATAATTGGATGTGCGTGACATGTGGGGCAGTTGGTTGCCCGCGACCTGAAGTAGGTGGCAGGGGCCATGCACTGGAACACCACAACACCACGCAGCATCCTGTTGTGGTCAAACTTGGCACGATAACTCCGTCAGGCGCAGACTTCTACTGTTATTCTTGCGATGATGAAGTATCCGATGTGCACTTTGAGGCCCATATGAAGCACTTCGGCATAGATgtgaaaacatcaaaaaaaactgcaaaaACTTTCGGAGAGATACAGTACGATTATTGGTCGCAATTTGACTTCAACCGGATTACGGAAAGTGGGGAAACTCTTGTTCCAGTTTTCGGCCCTGGAAGAACCGGGATGCGAAACTTCGGCAACACGTGCTACATGAACTGCGTTTTACAGTGTCTAATGTCGCTAGAGGTCTTTAAAGAGGCGTTCTACGCCGGCCGCGACACACGGCACCAGAATGCCTGTAGAGAAAACCCCTACAAGTGTCGTAGTTGCCAGGTGGAGCGCGTTGCCAGCGGCCTGCTTTCCGGTGAATTTTCCATAAGTGACAATGATGAGCCCAACGGTATAACGGCACGTGAGTTTAAGCAAGTTTTCGCGGAGGGGCATCCCGAATTCAGCACCAGTGAGCAGCAGGACGCCCAGGAGTACTTTTTATATCTATTGGAGGAAATGCGCCGCTACGTCAAACCCTCATGTGTCGACGCGAAGCAAAACCGGCACCCGGTTGATATTTTTAAGATGAAGTTGGAGAATCGTGTTGAGTGTAGCTCTTGCCGCAAGGTACGTTACACGTATGAGTCAGACTGTTGTCTTTCGCTCCCCATCCCCCTGGGTACCGCAGAGCGGAGGTCTGCTTGTAACCGCAAACTCACGGAAGAAGAAATTGAGGCAAGTCGTCCTCGGACCTCGCTGGAAGCCTGTATAACATCTTTGATGAAAACCATTGAAGTAGACTGCAGCTGTAGTGCGTGCGGGAACCAGGTCACCTACAACGAAACTGTACGCGTGGCGACGTTTCCGGATGTTCTCGCAGTTTACCTCCGTCGGGCACACTTCGACGCGGAGACAATGACAGTGACGAAGCGGGATGTGTTTGTAGAGGTACCGGAGGAAGTTGACTTGGAGTATCTTCGTGGAAAGGGACTACAGAGCGGTGAAGTGGAGATGCCTTCCAATGAGCGGGAACTGCGACACAAGCCGGTTTCCGCAGCGCTCACGCCGGTGGACGAGATGGCGCTCGCTACACTGCTTAGCATGGGTGTTGATGAAAAAATTGCAAAATACGCGCTGCAGCAGACAGGCATGAACGTGGAGAGGGCACTTGATTACGTGTTCAGCCGCAACGACATTGAGGGGGAAATCGCAAGGGCCGAGGGCTCTGAAGGTCAATTGGTTTCCCGCGGGAATGTCACTGCACCCGAGGTTGATGGACCGGCAAGCTACCGATTGCACGCCATGATAAGTCACATGGGAGCCAGTGCCAAGACGGGACACTATGTATGCCATATACGGGATGAAGAAACAGGGAAATGGTTGTTGTTTAATGACGAAAAGGTGGCGGAGTCAAAGCAGCCACCCTTTGCCTTGGCATCTCTTTACTTttacaagagaaaaagggtTTCTAATTAG